CCCGCCGAACGCGGGCGAGCATCCGCTCGACGTGCTCGATCGGGGTCTCCGGCAGGATGCCATGGCCGAGATTGAACACGAACGGCCCGCCCGAGAATGCCGACAGGATCGCCTCGACGCCCTCGTCCAGGGCCCGGCCGCCCGCGACGAGGCGCAGCGGATCGAGATTTCCCTGAATGGTCGCCACGGCCTGCAACGCCCTGCCCCGCTCGAGCGACACCGACCAGTCTAGCCCGACGGCATCGACGCCGGTTTGCTGCACGAACCCCTCGAGCCGCGTGCCGGCGCCGCGCGGAAAGCCGATGATGCGGGCGCCGGGAACCGCGGACCGCACGCGCTGCACGATCTCCCGCATCGGCTCGGTCGTCCAGCGCGCGAAGCCGTCGGTGTCGAGCGGCCCGGCCCAGCTGTCGAAAACCTGCACCGCGTCCGCGCCGGCCGCGAACTGCGCGACGAGATGGGACGAGACCGCCTCGACGAGAACGTCGATCAGGCGGCGGAAGCCGTCGGGGTCACGATAGGCGGCGAGCCGGGCGAACGCCTGATCCGGCGAGCCACGCCCCGCCACCATATAGGTCGCCAGCGTCCAGGGAGCCCCGGCAAAGCCGATCAGGGCCGTCTCCGGGGGGAGATCCGCCCTCACCCGCGAAATCGCTTCGTAGACCGGTTCAAGGTGCCCGGCGACGCGACCGAGATCGAGACCGCCGACGGCATCGAGCGGCAGCGGATCGAGCCGAGGTCCCTCGCCCTCCATGAAGGCGACCGGCTGGCCGAGACCATCGGGAATGACGAGGATGTCGGAAAAGATGATGGCCGCATCGAAGCCGAACCGGCGGATCGGCTGCAACGTGGCCTCTGTGGCGAGATCCGGCCGGTAGCAGAAATCGAGGAACGATCGGGCCTCGCTGCGGATCGCCCGGTATTCCGGGAGATAGCGCCCGGCCTGCCGCATCATCCAGACGGGGGGAATGTCCGTCCTTTCGCCGGCGAGCGCCGCCATGAAGCGGGAGGAAGCCGCTCGCGATGCGACCTTCTCCTGGCCCCTTTCCGGTTCCCCGGCTTTTCCACCCGTCTCCATAAAGAGAGAATCCTTGAATCAAGGGATTGTTGATTCTGTTTGGAGGTGGATTACCGGGATTATCGATCATCCACAATCGGACGCGGCGTCACGGGCTTTTCCACGGCGCAGGCGGAGATCCGGGCTTTTCGTGGAGCAGCCTTTGGAAATCCGGATTATGGTTCCTTTTCAAGGTGTTGCCATATTCCTTAACAAAAGGTTAAACAGGCATTGCCGTGGATGACGTGTGGATCGTCCGGGACCGCGCAAATCGTCCACGGAGTTCGGGGGGCGTGGACGGATCCGTCCGTCGGCAGCTGATCTGTTGATTGATCGGGACGGAATTGCATGATGAACGGCCGATCCGTTTCGCCGGCCGGTACCGTCCACACATCTTAACAGGGCTGGGGACAACGCGCGGGGCCGGCCTGCCGAAGCCGGCGGTTTCCGTGAGGTCGCAGGCCGGAAAGGCGCAGACAGGGTGCCGACGTTCTTTCATCTCCATCTCGTGTCGGATTCGACGGGCGAGACGCTTTCCACCGTCGCCCGCGCGGCCATCGTCCGTTACGACGACGTGGAGGCGATCGAGCACGTCCATCCGCTGATCCGCTCCGACCGCCAGCTCGACAAAGTGCTTTCGGCCATCGAACAGGCGCCGGGAATGGTGCTGTTCACCCTCGTGAACGAGAAGATGGCCGAGCGCGTCGAACGGTTCTGCCAGGAACTCGGGCTTCCTTCCGCCAACGTGCTCGACCCTGTCGTGCGGCTGATGCAGTCCTATCTGAACCTGCCGGTCGCCCCGCGTGTTGGCGGGCAGCACCAGCTCGACACCGACTATTTCCGCCGCATCGACGCGCTGAACTACGTGCTGATGCACGACGACGGCGTGCTGCCGGATGACATCGAGCAGGCCGAGGTGATCCTCGTCGGCGTCAGCCGCACCTCCAAGACGCCGACTTGCATCTATCTCGCCAACCGCGGTGTGAAGGCGATCAACATTCCGATCGTGCCGGGCGTGCCGCTGCCGCGGCGGTTGTTCGAGGCTGAAAACCCATTGGTCGTCGCCCTCGTGGCCAGCCCCGAGCGCATCGCCCAGATCCGCGAGCACCGCCTGCTGACGCTCAACGCCAAGCCCGACAATGCGGCCTATGTCGACCGCCGCGCCATCGCGGAGGAGATCGCGCTGACCCGGCGCATCTGCGCGGAACACCGCTGGCCCATCATCGACGTCACGCGTCGCTCGATCGAGGAAACGGCCGCCGCCATCATGGCGCTCGCCAAGCAGCGCCGGGAACAGTTGCGCGAGCAGGGCATCGGCTGAGGGCCGGGATTTTCCGTCCCATCGGCGGCGGGGATGGTCTATGACGGCGCGGATGTCGTGCGTCATTCGCCGGAGGTGTCGTTCGTGACCATGCCCATCGTGCTCGCGTCCCGCAGTGCGGCGCGGATCCGCATGCTGGCGGAAGCCGGCATTTCCGTTCTCGCAGTGCCCGCCGATCTCGACGAGCGGGCCGTCGAGCAGCCGATGGCCGCGGCCGGCGCCCGTCCCGACGAGATCGCGCTCGCCCTCGCCGCGAAGAAGGCCGACGCGGTCGCTGTGCTTCACCCCGATGCGATCGTGATCGGCTGCGACCAGACCCTCGACCTCGACGGGGTGAAGTTCGACAAGGCACCGAGCCCGCAGGCCGCAGCCGCACAATTGAGGGAACTGCGCGGGCGCACCCACGTGCTGCACTCGGCGGTCTGCGTCATCGAGCCAGGTTCCGCTGCGTACCCCGCGTGGAGCCATGTCTCGGCCGCGCGCCTCACCATGCGACCGTTCAGCGATACCTTTCTCGACGCCTATGTCGCTGCCGAGGGCGAGGCGCTGACCGGAACCGTCGGCGCCTATCGCCTGGAAGGCCGCGGCGTGCAACTGTTCTCGGCCGTCGACGGCGACTTCTTCACCGTCCTCGGCTTGCCGCTGCTCGCATTGGCCGAACGCCTGAGGACCATCGGAGTGCTGCCGTCATGAGCGACGATCAGCACGGCATCGCTGCCGCCACGCCCGTCGCCGGCCCCCGCGCGGCCGTGATCGGATGGCCAGTGTCCCATTCCCGGTCTCCTCTCATTCACGGGCACTGGCTCCAGCGCTACGGCCTGCCGGGAAGCTACGGCCGGCTGGCGCTGGAACCGGAGCGGGCGGATGCGTTCTTCGCCGACTTCGCCGCCTCCGGACTTTCCGGTGCGAACGTCACCGTGCCTCACAAGGAGGCAGCAGCCCGCGCCTGTGCCGAGCTCGATCCGATGGCGGCGACGCTCGGCGCGGCCAATACGCTGTGGCTGGAGGACGGCCGGCTCCACGGCGCCAACACCGACATCGTCGGCTTCCTCGCCAATCTCGACCAGGAGGCGTCTGGCTGGGACCGCAATCCCGGGCCGGCGGTGGTGATCGGGGCGGGCGGCGCGGCGCGCGCGGTGGTGCACGGGCTCGCGAGCCGGGGCTTCGCGCCGGTCCACGTCGTCAACCGCACGCTGGAGCGGGCTGAGGCAGTCGCCACCCTCGCCCGCGCGCCGGGTGGCACCATCGTCGGCCGTGCCCACGGCTTTGCCGAGCTGCCGGGCCTGCTGCGCACTGCGGGGGTCATCGTCAACACGACCTCGCTCGGCATGGCCGGCTCGCCGCCGCTCGACATCGACCTCGCTCCGGTACCGGAAGGCACGCTCGTCACCGATATCGTCTATGTCCCGCTCGAAACGCCGTTCCTCGCCGCCGCTCGGCGGCGCGGACTGCCGACGGTCGACGGCCTCGGGATGTTGCTGCACCAGGCCGTTCCCGGCTTCGAGCGCTGGTTCGGCCGCAGGCCGGCCGTGGATGCGGACTTGCGGGCGGTCGTCCTCGAAACTCTCCCGCCGGAAGCGTTCGTGAAGGCGGAGGAGACGGCACACCGATGATCGTTCTCGGCCTCACGGGCTCGGTCGGCATGGGAAAATCCACCACGGCGGCACTGTTCCGTGCCGCGGGTGCCGCCGTTCACGATGCCGACAGGTCGGTGCACGCCCTCTATCGCGGCCGCGCCGTGCCGCTGATCGAGGCCGCTTTTCCCGATGCCGTCGCGGACGGCGCGGTGGATAGGGCGAGGCTCGGCGCGATCGTCCTCGGGGACGATGCGGCGATGAAGCGGCTCGAAGCCATCGTCCACCCGCTGGTCCGCGAGGAGGAAGCGGCGTTTCTCGCCGGCGCTTCCGCCGCCGGCCGGCGCGTTGCCGTGCTCGATGTGCCGTTGCTGCTGGAGACCGGCCGTGGCCGTGCCGTCGATGCGGTGGTGGTGGTGACGGCGGATCCGGCCGTTCAGCGCGCACGGGTTCTCGCGCGCCCCGGTATGGATGAAGCCCGCTTCGCCGCGATCCTCGCCCGCCAGATGCCGGACGCCGAGAAGCGTCGTCGCGCGCACTTCCTGATCGATACCGGCCATGGCATGGCCTTTGCCGAGCGCGCGGTGGCGGCGATCCTGCGCGCGGTGGCGCCGATCCGGACAAGATGCGGGGGATAAGCGTCCGGCGGCGCCGATTTGCCTTTCCGCACCGGTGACGGCCCGTCAGGAAGGAAGAGCCGCGCCACGGCGCGCAACGATGGAGGCAGGACGATGCGGGAAATCGTGTTCGACACCGAGACCACCGGCCTGAGGGCCCGCGGCGGCGATCGCCTAGTGGAAATCGGCGGCGTCGAGCTGATAAACGGCATCCAGTCCGGCCGCTCGTATCACGTCTACATCAATCCGGAACGGTCCATGCCGCCGGAGGCCTTCGCGGTCCACGGTCTGTCCGAGGACTTTCTGCGCGACAAGCCGCGCTTCGCCGAAATCGTGGACGAGTTTCTCGCCTTCATCGACGGCGGGGTGCTGGTGATCCACAACGCCGAGTTCGACATGGGCTTCATCAACATGGAGCTTGGCCGGCTCGGCCGCGAGGCGGTGCCGATGAGCCGCGTCATCGACACGCTGCAGATCGCCCGCCGCAAGCACCCGGCCGGACCCAACACCCTCGACGCGCTTTGCGCCCGCTACAAGATCGACAACTCGATGCGCACGCGCCATGGCGCGCTGCTTGATGCCGAATTGCTGTCGGAAGTCTATGTGGAACTGATGGGTGGCCGGCAGGCGGCCCTGGGCCTCGCCGACGATACGGCCGGAACCAGCACCCGCCGCGGCTTCACGCCGGCGGGCGGCGTGGCACGGGCGCGCCCTCGCCCGGAACCGCTGCCCTCGTTCGTCACGAGCGAGGAACGCGCGGCGCATCAGGCGTTCGTCGCCCTCATGGGCGAGAAGGCATTGTGGAATCTGTGGCCGGATGAACAGGATGCGGCCCTGCGGACGGCGTCGTCCGCAGGGACCTGACGAGACACCGCGCCCGCACCCAGGAGCGGTCGGGCGCGGGCTTTCCTCAGTTCGGCTGCAGGCCGGCAGCGGCGGCCTGGGCGCGCTGGATGTTCTGCTGGTAGAGCGCGGCGAAATCGATCGGGTCGAGCAGCAGCGGCGGGAAGCCGCCGTCGCGGGTCGCGTCGGCAACGATCTGGCGCGCGAACGGGAACAGCAGGCGCGGGCACTCGATCATCACCAGAGGCTGGATGTGCTCCTGCGGCACGTTCTGGATCCGGAAGATGCCGGCATAGGTGATTTCCGTGTGGAACAGGAGGTCTGCCTCCGCACCGGCATTGGCCTCGATGGTCAGCGTCACCTCGACGTCGGCCGGCGTGAGCGGCTTGGCGTTGACGTTCACCGAGACGTTGATCTGCGGGCTCGCCTGACGCGGCTGCAGCGACATCGGCGCATGAGGATTCTCGAACGAGAAATCCTTCAGGTACTGGCCGAGGACGTTGATCGAGGGAGCTGCTGCCGCGCCGGCATGGGCCGTGGCGCCGTTGTCTGTGTTGCTCATCGTGCCTTCGTGCTGGGTTTGGTGTTGTTAAGCCGCGATCCCGCGGCGGTGTCCCGCGGCGTTGAGGCGGGAGTTGCCCGGGGATCTTTCTTTGAGACGGTCTGGCTATGTGGGTCGAGCGCCGCTCGGAAGGCCGGCCGAGGAGACACGGAACCCGTCGTCCCCGCATTCCGGATGGTACCGCCGCGATGCCGGTGGCCGGGACGGCATATCCATCTCCCGGCCGGAATCGTTGACGCCGTTCCTTCCCTTCCGGACGGTGTGCTTCAGGCGGCCCAGCCGGTCCGAAAACGCCGGAGCCGTCGCGCGGGCCGCGGGAGATCCGCGCTTTCCGCTGCATTTTCGGCCCGATGCTCTACCACGCTCCGCGCGCGCTTCACAAGGCGCGCGGCGACGCTCAGGGCCGGCCGTCCGGTGGCGGGATGACCCAGGGCGACGCACCCTTGCCTGGCTCCCCGCCGTCGTGTCCGTCGCGGCGGCGGAACGCATCGGCATCGAGGTCGACCACCGGACCGGGGCCGCCGGGCGCACGGGTCTCGACGGTCACGATCTCGATGCGGCGGCGGATCGCCGACCAGACGAAGTCTCGGACCGGAGGCAGGAACAGCGCGAGGCCCACGACGTCGCTGACAAAGCCGGGGATGATGAGCAGCACGCCCGCCAGCACGATCATCGCGCCGTGCACCATCGCCTCGCCCGGCACGCGGCCGGAATCGAGTTCCGCCTGCATCCGTCGCAGCATGCCGAAACCCTGGCGCCGCATCAGTGTCGTTCCGGCGATCATCGACAGCAGCACGAGGCCGATGGTCGCCGTCACCCCGATGGCACGGCCGACGAGGATGAAGACGGCGATCTCGACAAGGGGCAGGCCGATAAGCCCGGCGACGATCAGGCCACCGAGGCCGAAGGTTGCCCTGGGCCGTCCCTGGCCGGGAATGCGGTTGGTGTCGAATGGAGCCATGCGGCCGTCGTTCCGGATCTTTTTCATGCTGCCGTCGCCGTTCGTCGAGATGAACGGAGCCGGTCGCGAACCTATGGAGGCGCGGATGCGCGATTCATGCCAATATAGGACGATGATCGGGGTTCGGGAGGTTCATCTCGCTGAACGCCCTATTTCGGGCACTAAGGCAACGGACTTGTATCGGACCCTTTATGCTGCTTGAAGGTGGCTTACATAGAGGGAAGCAGGCCTGCAGATACGGACGCCGGCAAGCTCTGGTGGGGCCCAGGGTGGCTGTTGCGGGCCGAAGGGTACCAAAGAATGGCTTGGGCAATCGCGGTTGCATGTTCGCGGGCGCCATCGGGATTTACGAAAGTGTCGCGCGGCGGTTCAGTCCGCGACACAAGGCAGTGGGTCGAAGATCCGCATTCTTCCGATAAGGAGCTTCGGAGGGTCGGGCGAACGGTCGGGTGTGATGGGCGAATTCTTCGACATCTATAATATTATCTTCATCGTCCTCGCGGTGGTCGTGTTCCTGCGCCTGCGCAGCGTGCTCGGGCGGCGCACCGGCAACGAGGGCCGGCCGTTCGATCCCTTCGCCCGTCGCGGTGGGCAGGCGGGCAGCGGGAATGCGGACGCCGGACCCGCGCAGCCGCCGTCTCGCGACAATGTGACCGCGCTGCCCACGGCGCGCCTCCCGGCCGCCAACGACACGCCGGACCAGGCCGCCGAGGAGACGCTGAAGCGCTTCGCCCCGGAAGGCTCCAAGCTGCACGACGGGCTCAAGGCCCTGCTCGCCGCCGATCCCTCCTTTTCGCCCGAGCGCTTTGTCGCCGGCGCGCGCGTCGCCTACGAAATGATCGTCACCGCGTTCGCCGGCGGCGACCGCAAGGCGCTGCGTCCGCTGCTGTCGAAGGAGGTGTTCGAGGGCTTCTCTGGCGCCATCGCCGAGCGCGAGGCGCGTGGCGAGACGGTGGAATCAACCTTCGTCGGCATTTCCAAGGCCGAAATCGTCGCCATTGCCATGCGCGGGGTGACGGCGCAGGTCGTCGTTCACATCGAAAGCCAGTTGGTTTCGCTGACCCGCGCCAAGGATGGGACGGTGGTTGAGGGCGACCCCAACAAGGTGACCGACGTGGTCGACCGCTGGACCTTTGCCCGCGACACCGACCAGCGGGATCCCAACTGGAAGCTGGTCGCCACTGAATCGGTGGAATGATGCTACCTGCCCCGCCGCGGAGCATGGGGGGACGAGCGTTCGCACGGGCGCCCTCCGGCCTGCGTGGGGTCAGGTTGGCCGTTGTGCTGTCTTACGCCGCCTTCGTTTCCGGAATGGCGCTCGCACAACCCGCCGCCGCCGACGATGGCGGCGCACACGGCAGGTTTCGCCCGGCGGCTCTGGACGGCTGGAGCCATGATCGCCAGTCCGAAGCCTTCAAGGCCTTCCTGCGCTCTTGCACCGCCATGGAAGAGATGCCACCGGCGCCGGGCGGCCTTGGGCTGGTTGATCCTGCGGCGTTGGCCGCGGTCTGTCGTGCGGCTTCCGCCTTGCCGCGCGACCTCGGCGATGCCGCGGCGCGACGCTTCTTCGAACGGCATTTCGAAGCCGTCGCGCTCGGTCCGCGCGACGCCGGATTCCTCACCGGCTATTTCGAGCCCGAGATCGAAGGCTCGCGCCATCCCACGGCCCGCTTCGGCGTTCCGCTTTATGGCCTGCCGCCGGATCTCGTCTCGCTGGATGGAACCAACCGGCCCCCGGGTCTCGATATCGCGCTCACGGCGGCCCGCCGGGCCCCGGACGGCGAGGTGTCGCCCTATCCCGATCGTGCCGCGATCATGGCGGGCGCGCTTGCCGGCCGCGGCCTGGAGCTCGCCTATGTCGCGAGCCCGGTGGAGGCCTTCTTCGCCCAGGTGCAGGGTTCGGTGCGCATCCGTCTTCCGGACGGCGAGGTGCTGCGCCTCGGCTATGCCGGCCGGAACGGCTATCCCTACACTGCGATCGGCCGCATCCTGCTGGCGCGCGGGGCGATCTCGCGTGACGAAATGACGGCGGACCGGTTGAAGGCCTGGCTGGAAAGCCACCCCGCGGAGGCACCGGCGATCCTGGCGGCCAACCGGTCGTTCGTGTTCTTCCGGGTGATCGAGGGCATGGAGCCCGGCCTCGGCCCGCTCGGCACACTCGAGGTGCCGCTGACGCCGGGCCGCAGCCTCGCCGTCGACGCTTCGCTCCATACACTCGGGATGCCGGTGTGGATCGATGCCCATACGCCTTCGACCCCCGTGAACGGCATTCCGGGCCTCGGCGAGGTGCACCGCCTCGTCGTTGCTCAGGACACCGGCTCCGCAATCAAGGGGCCGGAGCGCGGAGACCTCTATATCGGTTCGGGCGAGGCGGCCGGGGTGATTGCCGGCCGGCTGCGCCATGCCATGACCATGACGCTGTTGATTCCGAGGGTCTCGACCGCCCATCCCGCCGCGCCGCCGCGTTCCGACCGCAGCCCGATTCCGGCGATGGACGTCAGCGTGGAGACGCAGCGGTGAGCGGCCGGGGCAGGCGACGGGGACTGACGGAGGAGGACCGCGCGCTATGGGAGCGTCTGGCCGCGACCGTCGAGCCGCTGCCGCAGAAGCGCGGCCGTCACGCTCGGCAACGCGACGCCGCTGTCGCGCCGGACGCGGCGGGGGAAGCCGAGGCG
The Pseudoxanthobacter soli DSM 19599 DNA segment above includes these coding regions:
- the hemE gene encoding uroporphyrinogen decarboxylase, giving the protein MAALAGERTDIPPVWMMRQAGRYLPEYRAIRSEARSFLDFCYRPDLATEATLQPIRRFGFDAAIIFSDILVIPDGLGQPVAFMEGEGPRLDPLPLDAVGGLDLGRVAGHLEPVYEAISRVRADLPPETALIGFAGAPWTLATYMVAGRGSPDQAFARLAAYRDPDGFRRLIDVLVEAVSSHLVAQFAAGADAVQVFDSWAGPLDTDGFARWTTEPMREIVQRVRSAVPGARIIGFPRGAGTRLEGFVQQTGVDAVGLDWSVSLERGRALQAVATIQGNLDPLRLVAGGRALDEGVEAILSAFSGGPFVFNLGHGILPETPIEHVERMLARVRRA
- a CDS encoding pyruvate, water dikinase regulatory protein yields the protein MPTFFHLHLVSDSTGETLSTVARAAIVRYDDVEAIEHVHPLIRSDRQLDKVLSAIEQAPGMVLFTLVNEKMAERVERFCQELGLPSANVLDPVVRLMQSYLNLPVAPRVGGQHQLDTDYFRRIDALNYVLMHDDGVLPDDIEQAEVILVGVSRTSKTPTCIYLANRGVKAINIPIVPGVPLPRRLFEAENPLVVALVASPERIAQIREHRLLTLNAKPDNAAYVDRRAIAEEIALTRRICAEHRWPIIDVTRRSIEETAAAIMALAKQRREQLREQGIG
- a CDS encoding Maf family protein translates to MVYDGADVVRHSPEVSFVTMPIVLASRSAARIRMLAEAGISVLAVPADLDERAVEQPMAAAGARPDEIALALAAKKADAVAVLHPDAIVIGCDQTLDLDGVKFDKAPSPQAAAAQLRELRGRTHVLHSAVCVIEPGSAAYPAWSHVSAARLTMRPFSDTFLDAYVAAEGEALTGTVGAYRLEGRGVQLFSAVDGDFFTVLGLPLLALAERLRTIGVLPS
- a CDS encoding shikimate dehydrogenase; amino-acid sequence: MSDDQHGIAAATPVAGPRAAVIGWPVSHSRSPLIHGHWLQRYGLPGSYGRLALEPERADAFFADFAASGLSGANVTVPHKEAAARACAELDPMAATLGAANTLWLEDGRLHGANTDIVGFLANLDQEASGWDRNPGPAVVIGAGGAARAVVHGLASRGFAPVHVVNRTLERAEAVATLARAPGGTIVGRAHGFAELPGLLRTAGVIVNTTSLGMAGSPPLDIDLAPVPEGTLVTDIVYVPLETPFLAAARRRGLPTVDGLGMLLHQAVPGFERWFGRRPAVDADLRAVVLETLPPEAFVKAEETAHR
- the coaE gene encoding dephospho-CoA kinase (Dephospho-CoA kinase (CoaE) performs the final step in coenzyme A biosynthesis.), translated to MIVLGLTGSVGMGKSTTAALFRAAGAAVHDADRSVHALYRGRAVPLIEAAFPDAVADGAVDRARLGAIVLGDDAAMKRLEAIVHPLVREEEAAFLAGASAAGRRVAVLDVPLLLETGRGRAVDAVVVVTADPAVQRARVLARPGMDEARFAAILARQMPDAEKRRRAHFLIDTGHGMAFAERAVAAILRAVAPIRTRCGG
- the dnaQ gene encoding DNA polymerase III subunit epsilon, giving the protein MREIVFDTETTGLRARGGDRLVEIGGVELINGIQSGRSYHVYINPERSMPPEAFAVHGLSEDFLRDKPRFAEIVDEFLAFIDGGVLVIHNAEFDMGFINMELGRLGREAVPMSRVIDTLQIARRKHPAGPNTLDALCARYKIDNSMRTRHGALLDAELLSEVYVELMGGRQAALGLADDTAGTSTRRGFTPAGGVARARPRPEPLPSFVTSEERAAHQAFVALMGEKALWNLWPDEQDAALRTASSAGT
- the secB gene encoding protein-export chaperone SecB, giving the protein MSNTDNGATAHAGAAAAPSINVLGQYLKDFSFENPHAPMSLQPRQASPQINVSVNVNAKPLTPADVEVTLTIEANAGAEADLLFHTEITYAGIFRIQNVPQEHIQPLVMIECPRLLFPFARQIVADATRDGGFPPLLLDPIDFAALYQQNIQRAQAAAAGLQPN
- a CDS encoding FxsA family protein translates to MAPFDTNRIPGQGRPRATFGLGGLIVAGLIGLPLVEIAVFILVGRAIGVTATIGLVLLSMIAGTTLMRRQGFGMLRRMQAELDSGRVPGEAMVHGAMIVLAGVLLIIPGFVSDVVGLALFLPPVRDFVWSAIRRRIEIVTVETRAPGGPGPVVDLDADAFRRRDGHDGGEPGKGASPWVIPPPDGRP
- a CDS encoding Tim44/TimA family putative adaptor protein — protein: MGEFFDIYNIIFIVLAVVVFLRLRSVLGRRTGNEGRPFDPFARRGGQAGSGNADAGPAQPPSRDNVTALPTARLPAANDTPDQAAEETLKRFAPEGSKLHDGLKALLAADPSFSPERFVAGARVAYEMIVTAFAGGDRKALRPLLSKEVFEGFSGAIAEREARGETVESTFVGISKAEIVAIAMRGVTAQVVVHIESQLVSLTRAKDGTVVEGDPNKVTDVVDRWTFARDTDQRDPNWKLVATESVE
- the mltA gene encoding murein transglycosylase A; this encodes MLSYAAFVSGMALAQPAAADDGGAHGRFRPAALDGWSHDRQSEAFKAFLRSCTAMEEMPPAPGGLGLVDPAALAAVCRAASALPRDLGDAAARRFFERHFEAVALGPRDAGFLTGYFEPEIEGSRHPTARFGVPLYGLPPDLVSLDGTNRPPGLDIALTAARRAPDGEVSPYPDRAAIMAGALAGRGLELAYVASPVEAFFAQVQGSVRIRLPDGEVLRLGYAGRNGYPYTAIGRILLARGAISRDEMTADRLKAWLESHPAEAPAILAANRSFVFFRVIEGMEPGLGPLGTLEVPLTPGRSLAVDASLHTLGMPVWIDAHTPSTPVNGIPGLGEVHRLVVAQDTGSAIKGPERGDLYIGSGEAAGVIAGRLRHAMTMTLLIPRVSTAHPAAPPRSDRSPIPAMDVSVETQR